One part of the Alistipes onderdonkii genome encodes these proteins:
- a CDS encoding helix-turn-helix domain-containing protein, giving the protein MKYILKEITPLGKNDLFIANYWPDNQMDFPLHFHEDYELCLTLNVRGKRILGNLVEDFTEKDLVITTPNVLHCYKRDDAFLNVRCEVVVIQFPKELPSWGIFDTDQLRNIRNLLCQPAPGLKFSEETAEAVRERLLRLPRTEGFEAVQLFFGILHELACADRTQVELIGVQSSDSTLPHSRRINKIVQFVEKNYHHKISLEDVGELVGMSASSVSRFFKQRTRHNFWDYLNGFRIDRAAQMMIETEHTISEISYACGFNNISNFNRVFRERIGTTPSDYRNKFKESIIPDR; this is encoded by the coding sequence ATGAAGTACATTCTGAAGGAGATCACCCCGCTGGGAAAAAACGACCTGTTCATCGCAAACTACTGGCCCGACAACCAGATGGATTTTCCCCTCCATTTCCACGAGGACTACGAATTGTGCCTGACGCTCAACGTGCGCGGGAAACGCATCCTGGGTAACCTGGTCGAGGATTTCACCGAAAAAGACCTGGTCATCACCACTCCCAACGTACTCCACTGCTACAAACGCGACGACGCCTTTCTCAACGTCCGCTGTGAGGTCGTCGTGATCCAGTTTCCCAAAGAGCTTCCCTCGTGGGGCATTTTCGACACCGACCAACTGCGGAACATCCGCAACCTGCTCTGCCAGCCTGCCCCGGGGCTCAAGTTCTCGGAAGAGACGGCCGAAGCCGTCCGGGAGCGATTGCTGCGCCTGCCCCGAACCGAGGGGTTCGAGGCCGTTCAGCTGTTTTTCGGGATACTCCACGAACTGGCCTGCGCCGACCGCACACAGGTTGAGCTGATCGGAGTCCAGAGCAGCGACAGTACCCTTCCGCACAGCCGCCGCATCAACAAGATCGTACAGTTCGTCGAGAAGAACTACCACCACAAAATCTCGCTGGAAGACGTCGGCGAACTGGTCGGCATGTCCGCCTCATCGGTGAGCCGCTTTTTCAAACAACGCACCCGCCACAATTTCTGGGACTATCTCAACGGGTTCCGCATCGACCGCGCCGCACAAATGATGATCGAAACCGAGCACACCATCTCGGAAATCAGCTATGCCTGCGGGTTCAACAATATCTCCAACTTCAACCGCGTATTCCGGGAGCGGATCGGCACGACGCCGAGCGACTACCGCAACAAATTCAAGGAGTCGATCATCCCCGACCGCTGA